Proteins from a genomic interval of Cryptococcus neoformans var. grubii H99 chromosome 8, complete sequence:
- a CDS encoding tRNA-specific adenosine deaminase 1 encodes MTPLSDRIAQSSISLYETLPKHGKPNVRDNGVPEWTILSVISLVVRQPPTFDSDHSDVIVPVSLGTGVKVLPHHRLPPLGDAVHDCHGEIIARRGFIRWLIFQAALLDQKENGRIGEGSHALYVERGENGKLKLKDGVDVWLYVSALPCGDASTLYTAMHQPPEEASQWTEPPPIPHDSPAPSPTPLFVSSHPLRGRNTYATMSTLRTKPGRPDSPPTTSMSCSDKIATWVCVGLQGGLLADLYEKVKLEGLVIGGVEQPPGWVDAKDVWEDKIEAEAARALYWRLETIRSMLPKEYPLHKPQLHFTSTPFSHSKPSISSTYPTSPEPQPSPLSLSFLPWLFVPDSKPGRPPKQSEREIISNGTRLGFLWKAPGTTLVRSKGRSRLCKIEILLAYEGLLDTRQLKDKKTYWDYKHRPLSAYQTAKGLLRGIPKKAPGTGVWQQLGHVWSTFAPEGTIEDKQAPPFKGWLSACTKLVAGSFYYRIIDNYEDVIMLTINTTVWVLN; translated from the exons ATGACCCCTCTCTCAGACCGAATAGCACAGTCCTCGATATCACTCTACGAAACTCTCCCAAAGCACGGAAAACCTAATGTTAGGGATAATGGTGTCCCAGAATGGACAATCCTGTCCGTCATCTCACTTGTCGTAAGACAGCCTCCGACTTTTGACAGCGATCATTCCGACGTAATAGTTCCGGTTTCCTTGGGTACAGGAGTCAAAGTTTTGCCTCACCACAGATTGCCTCCATTAGGCGACGCCGTTCATGATTGCCATGGCGAGATTATCGCTCGGCGGGGATTTATTCGATGGCTGATATTCCAAGCCGCTTTGCTTGACCAGAAGGAAAACGGACGGATTGGTGAAGGATCACATGCCTTATACGtcgaaagaggagaaaatgGAAAGCTCAAATTGAAAGATGGCGTAGACGTTTGGCTGTACGTCTCGGCTTTACCT TGCGGAGATGCCTCTACCTTGTATACCGCAATGCACCAACCTCCAGAAGAGGCCTCTCAATGGACAGAGCCACCACCAATTCCCCACGATTCTCCAGCACCATCTCCGACTCCATTATTCGTCTCTTCCCACCCGTTGCGAGGTCGCAACACCTACGCGACCATGTCTACATTACGTACCAAACCTGGTCGACCCGATTCCCCCCCTACGACCTCCATGTCTTGCTCCGATAAGATTGCTACTTGGGTTTGTGTGGGACTACAAGGCGGATTGTTAGCTGATCTGTATGAAAAAGTGAAGCTTGAGGGTTTGGTGATAGGCGGTGTTGAACAGCCTCCCGGGTGGGTTGACGCCAAGGACGTCTGGGAAGATAAAATAGAGGCGGAAGCAGCTAGGGCGTTGTATTGGAGGCTGGAAACCATCAGAT CCATGCTACCGAAAGAGTACCCTTTACATAAACCCCAACTCCATTTTACATCTACGCCATTCTCCCATTCTAAGCCCTCTATTTCCTCCACATACCCGACCTCCCCTGAACCACAACCATCACCGTTATCGCTGTCATTTCTCCCTTGGCTTTTCGTTCCTGACAGTAAGCCAGGTAGACCACCCAAGCAAAGCGAACGAGAAATCATCTCGAACGGCACCCGTCTTGGTTTCCTATGGAAGGCGCCTGGGACAACTCTCGTCAGGTCAAAAGGGAGATCACGATTGTGTAAGATTGAGATCCTGCTGGCCTATGAAGGGTTACTGGATACGCGTCAGTTGAAGGATAAGAAGACATACTGGGACTACAAGCATCGTCCCTTGTCGGCATACCAAACAGCCAAAGGTCTCTTGCGGGGCATACCCAAGAAGGCGCCAGGAACTGGCGTTTGGCAGCAACTGGGTCACGTGTGGAGTACTTTTGCACCTGAAGGGACGATAGAGGATAAGCAAGCACCACCTTTCAAAGGATGGCTA TCTGCGTGTACGAAGCTGGTCGC AGGGAGCTTTTATTATAGAATTATTGATAATTATGAGGACGTGATAATGCTGACAATCAACACAACTGTATGGGTGTTGAATTAA
- a CDS encoding DIL and ankyrin domain-containing protein — protein sequence MSNPPTPILAPLLTPCIPSSSGLSTPTFGAGSQSGYDGETPHVLQRAIMQGEDVPESPIIDRDAGTDSPGVGHNQEGFAGPSRSYRKAPTPQFLNDPSPQTILPLLQEEEVAQEPNENVDEDRELRTTLILRHALQWGIERGDVELVNWLVSLNGRWRSILDHGIQDLEDEEGWAIVGMAIHHSCGRQDREEIVRAAVNRWGVSAGPRGGRDRRGWTPLHLAVLVSTAPLISFLLSHGASPHVLTNRGLTPLDLVADIPGREAITLFLEHAISVPHPSNPRTSTIFIPKLPPARQKMLKKRRRWARGHLEKMEEQERKEKIRIERAKWIVEKMRVVEVPPELVFGKEENTKQKKEGVGGSGWTGQDVEEDDLNDEDDDVEEDEMNPASIANMLVFSRVNLPETFDILISNYQPVSQPLSKRTLPANMLCYYARFAYHMCDETWLEALIEGAIERIEEGVYENMENLAYLAFWAYNSCVLLHYLQADERLQEVCDELGLLAILEELINAIHVFVIRIAERRIDTILDAAILDYETLEDFNDIRFEGEWSLFRSFVSKKKRDTPKVNNTFAGVNGSPGGVSDAAASPILSTGLKASNRPQSMGDLKTMSNERSIVHEFSAISDNNSGPARITEILSGVLIVLQLYEVNPALIVQAFSQIYFWIACELFNRILTRKKYLCRSKALQIRMNLTFLDDWVRANGLPAQTSTNHFAPLSQLLQWLQCLSQITEFDTLIGTMQNMKAINPLQMRRAVREYRYEVNEGRMSDECAQYLAQLQKDWEKRRVQLSMQEAERRRSASEWSEGSYGTGMSGGSGYEESATLIDALFDGSAMLADFVPHSAPESLGELLDSRYMLPFLLPEDNTYLIATPPTDAAYANLYIPSSPFAADTPTKRPLSHTSYSSSRQMGYKIPKMGRLRDLPPDFFKWMKEKEIELKLGREALRVEKKALPAVSHPLGPSQKANATINTPVRPPPEDKTNLSPIRTPNSNRRKRGNLASPLPIEGAELSTTLSILYPSTTPTKLGAGLPSPGLRSSASMNELREKKLAERPFEAIQEEAPSHIRSESYEMRMRAEMLREDSAESVSSSGSRLSHGSAASNGSGKKRWWGMSTGGETPSPSVGDRERWDANEDSVIGRGVGWLPGGGWGWLGSEDTGREDP from the exons ATGTCAAACCCCCCAACACCAATACTcgctcctcttctcactCCGTGTATACCGTCTTCGTCAGGTTTAAGCACGCCGACCTTTGGCGCTGGCTCACAGTCTGGATATGACGGAGAAACACCTCATGTTTTGCAAAGGGCAATAATGCAAGGCGAAGATGTCCCGGAGTCGCCAATTATAGATCGGGATGCCGGAACGGACTCTCCAGGTGTGGGTCATAACCAAGAAGGGTTTGCAGG TCCAAGTAGATCTTATAGGAAAGCTCCTACACCCCAATTTCTTAACgacccatctcctcaaaccATATTACCATTAttacaagaagaagaggtagCTCAAGAACCTAATGAGAATGTCGATGAAGATAGAGAGCTTCGGACAACTTTGATCCTCCGACATGCACTACAATGGGGTATTGAACGGGGAGATGTTGAATTGGTCAACTGGCTGGTTTCTCTCAATGGCCGATGG CGTAGTATACTAGACCATGGGATACAAGATCtagaggatgaagagggcTGGGCAATAGTCGGTATGGCAATACATCACAGTTGCGGTAGACAGGATAGAGAGGAGATTGTTAGGGCCGCAGTGAATAGATGGGGGGTTAGCGCAGGGCCCCGAGGTGGCCGTGATCGTC GTGGCTGGACACCCTTGCATTTAGCTGTACTGGTCTCAACGGCTCCCTtaatctctttccttctgaGCCATGGTGCTTCACCACACGTATTGACAAATCGTGGTCTCACTCCTCTCGATCTCGTTGCAGACATACCAGGCCGCGAAGCCATCACACTATTCCTCGAACACGCCATTTCCGTCCCTCACCCTTCTAATCCTCGAACCTCGaccatcttcattcctAAACTCCCGCCTGCAAGACAAAAGATGTTGAAAAAACGGAGAAGATGGGCCAGAGGTCatctggagaagatggaagagcaagaaaggaaggagaaaataCGGATAGAGAGGGCGAAATGGATTGTCGAAAAGATGCGAGTGGTAGAAGTTCCGCCGGAGTTGGTTtttgggaaggaagaaaacaCAAAACAGAAAAAAGAGGGCGTAGGGGGATCGGGATGGACGGGACAGGAtgtcgaggaagatgatttgaacgacgaggatgatgatgttgaagaagatgag ATGAATCCCGCATCTATCGCCAACATGCTAGTCTTCTCTCGCGTTAACCTCCCTGAGACCTTCGACATCCTTATCAGCAACTATCAACCAGTGTCACAGCCTTTATCAAAGAGAACACTACCAGCGAATATGTTGTGTTACTACGCGAGGTTTGCTTATCATATGTGTGATGAGACATGGCTAGAGGCATTGATAGAAGGAGCGATTGAAAGGATCGAAGAGGGTGTATAT GAAAACATGGAGAATCTGGCATATCTTGCATTTTGGGCCTATAACTCTTGTGTTTTGCTACATTATCTGCAGGCGGATGAAAGACTTCAAGAAGTATGTGATGAGCTGGGTCTGTTGGCTATCTTGGAAGAGCTCATCAACGCTATACATG TGTTTGTGATACGTATTGCCGAACGCCGAATTGACACCATTCTTGACGCTGCTATCCTCGATTACGAAACTCTCGAAGATTTTAACGACATCCGTTTCGAAGGCGAATGGTCCCTGTTCCGATCGTTTGTATCCAAGAAAAAGCGCGATACACCCAAGGTAAACAATACATTCGCCGGGGTTAATGGTAGTCCGGGAGGAGTGAGTGATGCGGCCGCGTCGCCGATTTTATCGACGGGACTCAAAGCCTCCAACCGACCGCAATCGATGGGTGATCTAAAGACGATGTCGAATGAGCGATCAATCGTACACGAATTCAGTGCCATCTCCGATAACAATTCGGGACCAGCTCGCATAACAGAGATCCTATCCGGAGTGCTCATTGTCCTTCAGCTCTACGAGGTCAACCCGGCGCTCATTGTTCAGGCATTTTCCCAGATATATTTTTGGATTGCCTGTGAACTGTTCAACCGCATTCTCACAAGAAAGAAATACCTATGTCGGTCGAAAGCTCTGCAAATCCGGATGAACCTCACTTTCCTCGATGATTGGGTGCGTGCCAATGGCTTACCTGCTCAAACGTCTACGAACCATTTCGCACCCCTCTCTCAGCTCTTGCAGTGGCTTCAGTGTCTCTCCCAAATCACAGAGTTTGACACTCTCATCGGTACGATGCAGAACATGAAGGCGATTAACCCGTTACAGATGCGTCGGGCTGTTCGGGAATACCGGTACGAGGTCaacgaaggaagaatgtcaGATGAGTGTGCACAATATCTTGCGCAGTTGCAGAAAGACTGGGAGAAACGAAGAGTTCAGCTTAGTATGCAAGAAGCCGAGCGGAGAAGATCGGCTAGTGAATGGTCAGAAGGGAGTTATGGGACTGGGATGTCCGGAGGAAGTGGGTATGAGGAAAGTGCGACGTTGATTGACGCGCTTTTTGATGGGTCAGCGATGTTGGCAGACTTTGTACCTCATTCGGCTCCCGAGTCACTCGGCGAATTGCTTGATAGCCGTTACAtgcttccttttctcttacCAGAAGACAACACCTACCTCATCGCCACCCCTCCTACCGACGCGGCATACGCCAATCTCTATATCCCTTCAAGTCCCTTTGCCGCTGACACTCCCACTAAGCGACCTCTTTCTCACACTAGCTATTCCTCTTCTAGACAGATGGGGTACAAGATACCAAAGATGGGTAGATTACGCGACTTGCCGCCCGATTTTTTCAAGtggatgaaagaaaaggagatagAGTTGAAGCTTGGCCGTGAGGCATTGCGtgtcgagaagaaggctttaCCCGCAGTGTCTCACCCGTTAGGACCTAGTCAAAAAGCGAATGCCACTATCAACACGCCTGTTCGACCGCCTCCGGAAGATAAGACTAACCTCAGTCCTATCCGTACACCCAATAGCAATCGCCGGAAGAGAGGCAATTTGGCTTCACCCCTCCCTATCGAAGGCGCTGAGCTCTCAACTACCCTTAGCATATTGTACCCGTCTACTACACCAACCAAGCTGGGTGCTGGCCTACCCAGCCCTGGATTAAGATCTAGCGCGTCAATGAATGAgttgagggagaagaagctggcAGAAAGACCATTTGAAGCCATTCAAGAGGAAGCGCCGAGCCACATCAGGTCAGAGAGCTATGAGATGCGGATGCGAGCGGAGATGCTGAGAGAAGATAGTGCTGAATCGGTCTCTAGCTCGGGCTCTAGGTTGAGCCACGGTTCAGCAGCTAGTAATGGCAGcgggaagaaaaggtggtGGGGAATGAGTACTGGTGGAGAGACGCCCAGCCCGAGTGTGGGTGATAGAGAGAGGTGGGATGCAAATGAAGACTCAGTCATCGGTCGGGGGGTCGGTTGGTTGCCTGGGGGTGGCTGGGGGTGGCTGGGATCTGAAGACACCGGAAGGGAGGACCCCTAG
- a CDS encoding orotate phosphoribosyltransferase gives MSSQALDSAKIAFIEAAIEHGVLLFGNFTLKSGRQSPYFFNAGLLYSSSLLSTTAQAYAKVLSSSRIPDFDVLFGPAYKGISLAAVSAVSLYQQTGKDIGYCYNRKEKKDHGEGGTMVGAPLKGRIVIIDDVLTSGKAIREAIDILKASPEAKLVGIVQLVDRQEKGQSGSGKSTVQEVEEEFGVPVEPIIGLDDIVKYLESSGKWEKELQEVRKYRAEYGVQRS, from the exons ATGTCTTCCCAAGCCCTCGACTCCGCCAAAATTGCCTTCATTGAAGCTGCAATCGAACACGGCGTGCTTCTTTTCGGCAACTTTACCTTGAAGTCCGGCCG TCAATCCCCTTACTTCTTCAATGCCGGTCTCCTttattcttcatcacttcTCTCAACTACGGCCCAGGCTTACGCCAAGGTACTTTCCTCTTCTAGGATTCCCGACTTTGACGTCCTCTTTGGCCCTGCTTACAAGGGTATCTCCTTGGCTGCTGTCTCCGCTGTAAGCCTTTACCAGCAGACCGGCAAAGATATCGGTTACTGCTACaacaggaaggagaagaaggac CATGGTGAGGGCGGTACTATGGTTGGTGCACCTCTCAAGGGACGaatcgtcatcatcgatGATGTTCTCACCTCTGGCAAGGCCATTCGTGAAGCTATTGACATTCTCAAGGCCTCTCCTGAAGCGAAGCTCGTTGGAATTGTCCAGCTTGTCGACAGACAAGAGAAAGGCCAGAGCGGTAGCGGCAAGAGTACCGTAcaggaggttgaggaagagttCGGTGTGCCCGTCGAGCCTATCATTGGTTTGGATGATATCGTGAAGTACTTGGAAAGCTCTGGCaagtgggaaaaggagcTGCAAGAGGTCAGGAAGTACCGGGCGGAGTACGGTGTTCAGAGGTCTTAA
- a CDS encoding glucose-repressible alcohol dehydrogenase transcriptional effector: MFYPHHQSQQSTTTNPSKHHDSQDVRLPGTSSWSRHPSHPSFTPNLPMPSPSGYPPLGSGYPPGGHHHPNVNVHSGIHGPHPSFGSGMGGNAGMGHGPGFGMGMFQNGVQTSPPRGEPVPMTSHWQTQMMRAEASRSASSPHHRARAAAISSRATNKPSAVPIVDPNNRPSSSYGTNGLHRKNTSSVFNGEPTATPPLSDPSLTPAQNPAEPAPGSNQTESKDEEKPNEPWTGLDLGGIRLKRLSTALFSFTHVTSLYINHNALTSIPSAISSLRQLTLLDATGNELSTIPSEIGVLSKLKDLLLFDNNLTTLPFELGTLYQLDCLGIDGNPMNADYRKKLVEDGTKGLITYLRDHAPPPPPPPERQWIDLETDVDTPTSGKQESFSVLTYNILCSSFAPATTYSYTPSWALDWDYRKRLLLEEIVTASADVVCLQEIDCKQYADYFYPMLKKEGYEGQHYPRSRAKTMSADEQKLVDGCATFWKEEKFRLVETQVIEFNQLALQKTDMRTEDMFNRVMSRDNIAVVAALEFRASGGRLLVANSHIYWDHRYRDVKLVQIGMLMEELEKIVEQFSRYPVKLDTDPEYNNGKPPKYERSEKGRDIPLIMCVDLNSFSGSAVYDYLSSGSIPGDHEDFMSHLYGRYTASGLKHHLGLRSACAGIGEMRMTNFTPTFAAAIDYVFYTPRTMKVTSVLGDVDRAYLDKTVGFPNAHFPSDHIPVFTQFRIKGHPDPLPLNGDSYR, from the exons ATGTTCTATCCCCATCACCAGTCTCAGCAATCCACGACAACAAATCCCTCGAAGCACCATGACAGCCAAGACGTGAGACTTCCAGGGACATCCTCGTGGTCACGACATCCCTCACATCCTTCATTTACTCCCAATCTTCCCATGCCGTCACCTTCGGGTTACCCTCCTTTAGGCAGCGGATATCCTCCAGGCGGACATCATCACCCGAACGTTAATGTCCACAGTGGTATTCACGGGCCTCATCCGTCTTTCGGATcggggatgggaggaaaTGCTGGAATGGGGCATGGGCCAGGATTTGGAATGGGAATGTTTCAGAATGGTGTGCAGACGAGTCCTCCTAGGGGAGAACCTGTACCGATGACGAGTCACTGGCAAACGCAGATGATGCGTGCTGAAGCGTCCAGGtcagcttcttcacctcATCACCGTGCGCGTGCAGctgccatctcctcaaGAGCTACCAATAAGCCATCAGCCGTGCCCATTGTCGACCCCAATAATCggccttcatcttcatatGGTACCAACGGGTTACACCGGAAAAACACATCATCGGTATTCAACGGTGAACCTACCGCTACACCTCCTTTATCCGACCCTTCTCTTACTCCTGCTCAAAATCCCGCGGAACCTGCCCCGGGGTCAAATCAGACCGAGTCcaaggacgaggaaaagCCCAATGAGCCTTGGACGGGTCTTGACCTCGGTGGTATACGCTTGAAACGTTTATCCACTGCCCTGTTCTCATTCACCCATGTTACATCCCTGTACATCAACCATAATGCCCTCACATCCATTCCATCAgcaatctcttctctccgtCAACTCACTCTCCTCGATGCCACAGGCAACGAACTCTCTACAATCCCTTCCGAAATTGGTGTCTTATCGAAGCTCAAGGATCTCTTGTTGTTTGACAACAACCTCACTACTCTTCCGTTTGAGCTCGGTACTTTATATCAACTCGATTGCTTGGGTATTGATGGAAATCCAATGAACGCCGACTACCGGAAGAAGCTCGTTGAAGATGGTACAAAGGGCCTCATCACTTACCTTCGTGATCATgctccccctccacccccaccTCCTGAGAGACAGTGGATTGATCTCGAAACCGATGTCGACACCCCAACATCAGGCAAACAAGAATCTTTCTCCGTCCTCACCTACAACATCCTTTGCTCTTCATTTGCTCCCGCTACCACCTACAGTTACACTCCTTCTTGGGCTCTTGATTGGGATTATAGGAAGAGATTACTTTTAGAAGAAATCGTTACTGCTTCGGCAGATGTTGTGTGTTTGCAGGAGATTGATTGCAAACAATATGCGGATTACTTTTATCCTatgttgaagaaggagggataTGAGGGACAGCACTATCCTAGATCAAGAGCGAAGACAATGTCAGCAGACGAGCAGAAGTTGGTTGACGGTTGCGCGACTTtctggaaagaagagaa GTTCCGCCTGGTGGAAACGCAAGTCATAGAATTCAATCAGCTCGCCCTTCAGAAGACAGATATGCGTACAGAGGACATGTTCAACCGTGTCATGTCGCGAGACAACATTGCCGTCGTCGCTGCTCTCGAATTCCGCGCCTCTGGTGGTCGACTGCTCGTTGCCAACTCTCACATTTACTGGGATCATCGATACCGAGACGTCAAGCTTGTTCAGATTGGTATGCTCATGGAAGAGCTCGAAAAGATTGTTGAGCAATTCTCCAGATACCCTGTCAAGCTAGATACCGATCCAGAGTACAACAACGGTAAACCACCCAAATACGAACGTTCCGAAAAGGGCCGAGATATCCCTCTCATCATGTGTGTCGACctcaactccttctccgGTTCTGCGGTGTACGACTACCTTTCTTCGGGCTCGATACCTGGTGACCATGAAGATTTTATGTCGCATCTGTACGGTCGATACACTGCTTCTGGTTTGAAACACCACCTGGGACTCCGTTCAGCTTGTGCCGGGATaggagagatgaggatgaccAACTTCACACCGACATTCGCCGCAGCGATTGATTATGTGTTCTACACACCTCGAACAATGAAAGTGACAAGTGTGCTTGGCGATGTGGATAGGGCATATTTGGACAAGACTGTTGGTTTCCCGAATGCGCACTTCCCTTCCGA TCATATCCCGGTATTCACGCAATTTAGAATCAAGGGTCACCCTGatccccttcctctcaaTGGTGACTCATACCGTTAA
- a CDS encoding tRNA-specific adenosine deaminase 1, variant yields the protein MTPLSDRIAQSSISLYETLPKHGKPNVRDNGVPEWTILSVISLVVRQPPTFDSDHSDVIVPVSLGTGVKVLPHHRLPPLGDAVHDCHGEIIARRGFIRWLIFQAALLDQKENGRIGEGSHALYVERGENGKLKLKDGVDVWLYVSALPCGDASTLYTAMHQPPEEASQWTEPPPIPHDSPAPSPTPLFVSSHPLRGRNTYATMSTLRTKPGRPDSPPTTSMSCSDKIATWVCVGLQGGLLADLYEKVKLEGLVIGGVEQPPGWVDAKDVWEDKIEAEAARALYWRLETIRSMLPKEYPLHKPQLHFTSTPFSHSKPSISSTYPTSPEPQPSPLSLSFLPWLFVPDSKPGRPPKQSEREIISNGTRLGFLWKAPGTTLVRSKGRSRLCKIEILLAYEGLLDTRQLKDKKTYWDYKHRPLSAYQTAKGLLRGIPKKAPGTGVWQQLGHVWSTFAPEGTIEDKQAPPFKGWLVSGKDYESFTSLGELLRGADDTS from the exons ATGACCCCTCTCTCAGACCGAATAGCACAGTCCTCGATATCACTCTACGAAACTCTCCCAAAGCACGGAAAACCTAATGTTAGGGATAATGGTGTCCCAGAATGGACAATCCTGTCCGTCATCTCACTTGTCGTAAGACAGCCTCCGACTTTTGACAGCGATCATTCCGACGTAATAGTTCCGGTTTCCTTGGGTACAGGAGTCAAAGTTTTGCCTCACCACAGATTGCCTCCATTAGGCGACGCCGTTCATGATTGCCATGGCGAGATTATCGCTCGGCGGGGATTTATTCGATGGCTGATATTCCAAGCCGCTTTGCTTGACCAGAAGGAAAACGGACGGATTGGTGAAGGATCACATGCCTTATACGtcgaaagaggagaaaatgGAAAGCTCAAATTGAAAGATGGCGTAGACGTTTGGCTGTACGTCTCGGCTTTACCT TGCGGAGATGCCTCTACCTTGTATACCGCAATGCACCAACCTCCAGAAGAGGCCTCTCAATGGACAGAGCCACCACCAATTCCCCACGATTCTCCAGCACCATCTCCGACTCCATTATTCGTCTCTTCCCACCCGTTGCGAGGTCGCAACACCTACGCGACCATGTCTACATTACGTACCAAACCTGGTCGACCCGATTCCCCCCCTACGACCTCCATGTCTTGCTCCGATAAGATTGCTACTTGGGTTTGTGTGGGACTACAAGGCGGATTGTTAGCTGATCTGTATGAAAAAGTGAAGCTTGAGGGTTTGGTGATAGGCGGTGTTGAACAGCCTCCCGGGTGGGTTGACGCCAAGGACGTCTGGGAAGATAAAATAGAGGCGGAAGCAGCTAGGGCGTTGTATTGGAGGCTGGAAACCATCAGAT CCATGCTACCGAAAGAGTACCCTTTACATAAACCCCAACTCCATTTTACATCTACGCCATTCTCCCATTCTAAGCCCTCTATTTCCTCCACATACCCGACCTCCCCTGAACCACAACCATCACCGTTATCGCTGTCATTTCTCCCTTGGCTTTTCGTTCCTGACAGTAAGCCAGGTAGACCACCCAAGCAAAGCGAACGAGAAATCATCTCGAACGGCACCCGTCTTGGTTTCCTATGGAAGGCGCCTGGGACAACTCTCGTCAGGTCAAAAGGGAGATCACGATTGTGTAAGATTGAGATCCTGCTGGCCTATGAAGGGTTACTGGATACGCGTCAGTTGAAGGATAAGAAGACATACTGGGACTACAAGCATCGTCCCTTGTCGGCATACCAAACAGCCAAAGGTCTCTTGCGGGGCATACCCAAGAAGGCGCCAGGAACTGGCGTTTGGCAGCAACTGGGTCACGTGTGGAGTACTTTTGCACCTGAAGGGACGATAGAGGATAAGCAAGCACCACCTTTCAAAGGATGGCTAGTAAGCGGAAAAGATTACGAGTCTTTTACTTCTCTAGGTGAATTGTTACGAGGGGCTGACGATACTTCATGA
- a CDS encoding saccharopine dehydrogenase, variant — protein MAQTKPVLVIYGATAYTAQQLFTYLEEHPEAEDFDFILAGRNQTKLDKLNESLKTKREVIVCELSDEEGVGAMVNRGDVIVNFAGPYRWHNAEAMIRACSKAGKHYIDLCGESAWLAKDIIPKYHSIASSTGACIVPSCGFDSVPSDLIVHLANQTLQTVRPGSTLADSTSIFKVKGTISGGTVQSMVTLTELPKEERRAGEFTLCPGVQLPSTPPALTFSLPSTPLTPARFASFFFMYVYNRTVVRRSQFLSGVLPTQPGGKVMNYAEGMDIGYGKFGSALATIGMMVFGGLFFGFKCIRNIILRYLPKPGEGATLEQLKSGHYQVTNISTEESSAPGHKPVKILTKFDGEGDPGYLNTCYLLAESALALVLPAPKGTSRPPLAKTGGLLTPATAMGDVLVERLRKSGKFQITSEVLSEEKKDI, from the exons ATGGCCCAAACAAAGCCGGTACTCGTTATCTATGGCGCGACAGCGTACACCGCTCAGCAGTTATTTACGTATCTCGAGGAGCACCCCGAGGCAGAAGATTTTGACTTTATCCTTGCTGGTCGTAATCAAACCAAGCTTGACAAGTTGAATGAGAGTCTCAAGACAAAAAGGGAGGTTATCGTCTGCGAGTTGAGtgacgaggaaggggtTGGGGCGATGGTCAACAGGGGAGATGTTATAGTCAATTTCGCTG GTCCTTACCGATGGCATAACGCTGAAGCCATGATTCG TGCATGTTCCAAGGCTGGAAAGCACTACATCGACCTTTGCGGCGAATCTGCTTGGCTGGCCAAAGACATCATTCCCAAGTACCATTCGATCGCCAGCTCTACGGGAGCCTGTATTGTTCCTTCCTGTGGTTTTGATTCTGTCCCTTC TGATCTGATCGTGCATCTTGCTAATCAAACCCTCCAAACGGTTCGGCCCGGATCCACATTGGCTGACTCAACCTCCATATTCAAAGTGAAAGGCACCATCAGCGGTGGAACTGTCCAGTCTATGGTCACCCTTACCGAGCTTCCtaaggaagagagaagggcCGGAGAATTCACCCTCTGTCCTGGTG TCCAACTCCCTTCGACACCTCCCGCGCTgaccttctcccttccttctaCCCCTCTTACTCCCGCTCGCTTTgcatcctttttcttcatgTATGTCTACAACCGAACCGTTGTCCGCCGTTCCCAGTTTCTCTCTGGTGTGTTGCCTACACAGCCCGGTGGTAAGGTCATGAATTACGCTGAAGGCATGGACATTGGATATGGTAAATTTGGATCGGCCTTGGCTACCATCGGGATGATGGTTTTCGGAGGCCTGTTTTTCGGTTTCAAATGT ATTAGGAACATAATCCTTCGATACTTGCCCAAGCCGGGAGAAGGAGCTACCCTGGA GCAGCTGAAATCTGGTCACTACCAAGTCACCAACATTTCCACCGAGGAATCCTCCGCTCCCGGCCATAAGCCTGTGAAGATCCTCACCAAGTTCGATGGTGAAGGCGACCCAGGATATCTTAACACTTGCT ACTTGCTTGCCGAGTCTGCCTTGGCCCTGGTCCTCCCTGCCCCCAAGGGCACTTCTCGTCCACCTTTAGCCAAGACCGGTGGCCTTTTGACCCCTGCAACAGCTATGGGTGATGTTCTTGTTGAGCGGTTGAGAAAGAGCGGCAAGTTCCAGATTACCAGCGAAGTATTgagtgaggagaagaaggatatcTAA